In a single window of the Magnolia sinica isolate HGM2019 chromosome 7, MsV1, whole genome shotgun sequence genome:
- the LOC131251994 gene encoding E3 ubiquitin-protein ligase RHA2A-like, whose translation MDLPTPSSSLPFLPIFILCISTLFLLSRLISQPLSSRLRLLARAHFTWAPNSPFDLSNSEHFDRFMMAIVKELNVRRYKSNSGPSEAVECVVCLSMIEEGEEIREISCDHLFHRVCLDRWLGYRHATCPLCRGSLIPMRFAAKLGEMEETEEEMLLPFSFLTTSIHSTWWLR comes from the coding sequence ATGGATCTTCCAACACCCTCCAGCTCTCTACCCTTTCTCCCCATTTTCATCCTTTGTATTTCCACCTTATTCCTTCTCTCCCGCCTCATCTCACAGCCACTCTCATCCCGTCTCCGCCTTCTCGCAAGAGCCCATTTCACATGGGCTCCCAATTCCCCCTTCGATCTCTCCAATTCCGAGCATTTCGATCGTTTCATGATGGCCATTGTCAAAGAACTCAACGTCCGTCGATACAAGAGCAACTCAGGTCCAAGTGAAGCAGTGGAATGTGTGGTTTGCTTGTCTATGATCGAAGAAGGTGAAGAAATCCGAGAAATAAGCTGTGACCATCTATTTCATAGAGTTTGCTtagatagatggcttggatatcgTCATGCAACATGCCCGCTCTGCCGTGGATCTCTAATACCCATGAGATTTGCAGCTAAGTTAGGAGAAATGGAAGAGACAGAAGAAGAGATGCTGCTTCCCTTTTCCTTCCTAACCACTAGCATACATAGTACATGGTGGTTAAGGTAA